In Candidatus Edwardsbacteria bacterium, the following are encoded in one genomic region:
- a CDS encoding DUF4065 domain-containing protein yields MNENIDILLGKRVQQLRKANNINQETLAKALGIARPAVTLMEKGKRKATASELVCLAKFFNLNVEELLDEGKTPKILIQSERRPEKQVEEIRISVPQKNLNKLKQALLYILNKVGSKPNIGETVIYKLLYFIDFNFYEKYEEQLIGATYIKNKYGPTPVEFKKVVDDMVSKGEIELVKSSYFQYPQRKYLPLKSFDLRQFKAHEIEVINDVLNRLSDKTASELSDYSHRDVPWITAEESKPIDYEAVFYRTPEYSVRT; encoded by the coding sequence ATGAACGAGAACATAGATATCTTGTTAGGCAAGCGGGTCCAGCAATTGCGCAAAGCCAATAACATCAACCAGGAAACGCTGGCCAAGGCGCTGGGCATAGCCCGGCCTGCGGTAACGTTGATGGAAAAGGGAAAGCGCAAGGCAACCGCTTCCGAACTGGTTTGTTTGGCAAAATTCTTCAATTTGAACGTTGAGGAACTTTTAGACGAAGGCAAAACGCCTAAAATATTGATTCAAAGCGAAAGGAGGCCGGAAAAACAAGTAGAAGAAATACGCATCAGCGTACCTCAAAAAAATCTGAATAAGCTCAAGCAAGCTTTGCTTTATATTCTTAATAAAGTCGGTTCCAAGCCAAACATAGGCGAAACCGTCATTTATAAGCTTTTATATTTTATTGATTTTAATTTTTATGAAAAATATGAAGAACAGCTTATCGGCGCCACCTATATCAAAAATAAATACGGGCCCACGCCCGTGGAGTTTAAAAAAGTGGTCGACGATATGGTCAGCAAAGGAGAAATAGAGTTGGTTAAATCAAGTTATTTCCAGTATCCCCAAAGAAAGTATTTGCCGTTGAAAAGTTTTGATCTGCGGCAGTTTAAAGCCCATGAAATTGAAGTGATTAATGATGTTTTGAATAGATTATCAGATAAAACCGCCTCGGAATTAAGCGATTACTCCCACCGCGATGTTCCCTGGATCACTGCCGAAGAAAGCAAGCCCATTGATTATGAGGCGGTTTTTTATCGAACGCCGGAATATTCGGTGAGGACATAA
- a CDS encoding response regulator yields the protein MPKKLLVIESDKSVLACSRMLFKHYGFEVDSAETLETSKELISKNKYDIVVAELCLENKNENDGFEIIAHTKKTSPGTKVIIVTYLCDPAIKRKALEYDIHGYFEKPVSFDKIFKLIEDL from the coding sequence ATGCCTAAAAAACTGCTGGTGATCGAAAGCGACAAGAGTGTTCTGGCCTGCTCCCGGATGTTATTCAAGCACTATGGTTTTGAGGTTGATTCCGCAGAAACCCTGGAGACATCCAAGGAGCTTATATCAAAGAATAAATACGATATAGTTGTCGCCGAACTGTGCTTAGAGAACAAGAACGAGAACGATGGCTTTGAGATCATTGCGCATACCAAAAAGACCTCGCCCGGCACCAAGGTCATCATTGTAACCTACCTGTGCGACCCCGCCATCAAGCGAAAGGCCCTGGAATACGACATTCACGGGTATTTCGAAAAACCGGTTTCGTTCGATAAGATATTTAAGCTGATAGAGGACCTGTAA
- a CDS encoding response regulator transcription factor: MDSKKSIIIAESFPICLKGLADLISLQPDLKVVGAFDDYNPFIAAIGEFNPEAVILSAVLDIDSIELTKTVHGKYPKVPIIAFSMIKDPFYAERVLKAGARGYVLKHDAPDVILRAVREVIAGRIFVSEIVANHIFQKFVNGKDYTCDSLIGCLNDREIAVFRYIGQGFSTKKIAEKFNLSPKSVQSYRESIKRKLNLEDSHDLIKSAVQWMQNELVF, translated from the coding sequence ATGGACAGCAAGAAGAGCATCATCATAGCAGAATCGTTCCCGATATGCCTGAAGGGTTTGGCCGATCTGATCTCGCTTCAGCCGGACCTTAAGGTTGTCGGGGCCTTTGATGATTACAACCCTTTTATTGCCGCTATCGGGGAATTCAACCCAGAGGCCGTAATTTTAAGCGCCGTTTTGGATATTGACTCCATCGAGCTTACCAAAACCGTGCATGGCAAATATCCCAAAGTTCCCATCATTGCATTCTCGATGATCAAGGATCCCTTCTACGCCGAACGGGTCCTTAAAGCCGGCGCCAGGGGATATGTTTTAAAACACGATGCCCCTGATGTCATATTGAGGGCTGTCCGCGAAGTCATAGCCGGGCGGATATTCGTCAGCGAGATCGTAGCCAACCATATATTCCAGAAATTTGTGAACGGCAAAGACTACACCTGCGATTCCCTGATAGGCTGCCTGAACGACCGCGAGATCGCCGTCTTCCGGTATATCGGACAGGGTTTCTCCACCAAGAAAATAGCCGAGAAGTTCAACCTCAGCCCAAAAAGCGTGCAATCGTACCGGGAGAGCATCAAGCGTAAGTTAAATCTGGAGGATTCCCACGACCTGATAAAATCCGCCGTCCAGTGGATGCAGAACGAGCTGGTCTTCTAA
- a CDS encoding C69 family dipeptidase: protein MKVIIITLILNLANLVPALACTTILVTKGASEDGSVIVAHSDDSELFDQRLVYVPAADHKPGALRPVYYDAASLGSRPEYHGYLLRRYVGTHRGPTYIDPSQPQSIPLGTIPQVAHTYAYFDGSYAIMNEHQLMFGECTDGTKIQPEPVPGKLIFYSAELSRVAAERCTTAREAIKLIGYLIETYGYYGTGETLPIGDTEEGWVIEMAPSPEGTGGLWVAKKIPDGEVFVAANELRIREVDPDDPNMLYCRDLHAIAEKHGWWKPEDGKLDWLRAVSSGEYNHPYYSLRRVWRLHARMAPSQKKSPWVEDGFTREYPLSIKPDKKLSVRDVMNLYRDYYQGTEFDLSKGVTAGPFGCPYRYPGPRDPTGDTDDPNAKLKGAWERPISIFRCGFSYVCQARGWLPDPIGGIVWFGPDEPMSTCYVPFYVGVTRIAKPYYTCNTSVFSQESAWWAFNFVANWAGLKYSYIIKDIQQKQDEIEHAEIEGIKKMDKQALALYKQNPKKAQQLLTTYCETQANQVVKDWWGFAWTLVARYDDGYINAPEKMAQEVGYPEDWYDKSEWINGPTTYEKQKEKARNKNPQK from the coding sequence ATGAAAGTGATCATTATAACACTCATCCTAAACCTGGCGAATCTTGTACCTGCACTGGCCTGCACGACCATACTCGTTACCAAGGGGGCATCAGAAGACGGTTCGGTCATTGTTGCGCATTCAGACGACAGCGAATTGTTCGATCAGCGCCTGGTCTACGTACCGGCCGCAGATCATAAGCCCGGGGCACTCCGTCCTGTATACTACGATGCTGCATCGCTGGGGAGCAGACCGGAATATCATGGATATTTGCTGCGCCGTTATGTGGGCACTCACCGGGGTCCAACTTATATCGATCCCAGTCAGCCGCAGAGCATACCACTTGGTACTATTCCTCAAGTCGCACATACCTATGCTTACTTTGATGGCAGCTATGCTATCATGAACGAACATCAGCTTATGTTCGGCGAGTGTACCGACGGGACAAAAATACAACCCGAACCGGTGCCTGGAAAACTTATTTTCTACAGTGCTGAACTTAGCCGCGTTGCAGCAGAACGCTGCACAACAGCACGCGAAGCCATTAAATTGATTGGTTATCTTATTGAAACCTACGGCTACTACGGTACAGGTGAAACACTGCCCATTGGGGATACTGAGGAAGGCTGGGTCATAGAAATGGCACCCAGTCCTGAAGGCACAGGTGGGCTTTGGGTGGCAAAAAAGATACCCGATGGCGAGGTGTTCGTGGCAGCAAATGAACTGCGTATTCGAGAAGTCGACCCGGATGACCCCAATATGCTCTATTGCCGCGATCTTCATGCTATTGCTGAAAAACACGGATGGTGGAAACCGGAAGACGGGAAGTTAGACTGGTTACGAGCCGTAAGTTCAGGAGAATATAATCATCCATACTACTCACTGCGTCGGGTCTGGCGTTTACATGCGCGGATGGCACCCTCACAGAAAAAATCTCCCTGGGTCGAAGATGGTTTCACGAGAGAGTATCCGCTCTCCATTAAACCCGATAAAAAACTCAGCGTCCGTGACGTTATGAACCTGTACCGCGATTACTACCAGGGAACTGAATTTGATCTGTCAAAAGGAGTAACCGCAGGTCCTTTCGGCTGCCCCTACCGATACCCCGGTCCCAGGGATCCGACGGGCGATACCGATGATCCAAATGCCAAACTGAAAGGTGCATGGGAACGTCCGATTTCCATCTTTCGCTGTGGATTCAGTTATGTCTGTCAAGCACGCGGCTGGTTACCGGATCCTATCGGGGGCATTGTATGGTTCGGTCCGGATGAGCCGATGAGTACTTGCTATGTTCCCTTCTACGTAGGAGTTACAAGAATTGCCAAACCATATTACACATGTAACACCTCAGTCTTCAGCCAGGAAAGTGCGTGGTGGGCATTCAACTTTGTGGCTAATTGGGCGGGTTTGAAGTATAGTTATATAATCAAAGATATTCAGCAGAAACAGGACGAAATCGAACACGCTGAAATTGAAGGCATTAAGAAAATGGATAAGCAAGCGCTTGCTCTTTATAAACAGAACCCGAAAAAGGCGCAACAACTGCTCACCACTTACTGTGAAACGCAGGCAAACCAGGTTGTGAAAGACTGGTGGGGATTTGCCTGGACCCTTGTAGCCCGTTATGATGATGGTTATATCAATGCCCCTGAAAAAATGGCACAGGAAGTTGGTTATCCTGAAGATTGGTATGATAAGTCCGAATGGATCAACGGACCGACAACCTACGAAAAACAAAAAGAAAAAGCACGGAATAAGAATCCGCAGAAGTAA
- a CDS encoding CsgG/HfaB family protein has protein sequence MASFFMGCAATTTAPPPETTADLRLELPPYNGKKTTVAVIDLRNQSEFDDPRIGRGVSNMMITALVNSGRFIVVERNDQALEKIFAEQKLGQTGAVTSQTAAKVGKMLGAKTVVVGEVSEFGIRKTSAFVGVGGTKTITTRVVIDARLVDSETAGIIAGETGIGASSTQTRGVALTFEFGTTGFDETTIGIATRKAVNQVVTKFALNVENDQINKKENK, from the coding sequence ATGGCTTCTTTTTTTATGGGCTGTGCCGCCACCACCACGGCGCCTCCGCCGGAGACCACCGCCGACCTGCGGCTGGAACTGCCGCCCTATAATGGCAAAAAAACAACGGTGGCGGTGATTGACCTGCGCAACCAGTCGGAGTTCGACGATCCCCGCATCGGGCGGGGGGTGTCCAACATGATGATCACCGCCCTGGTAAATTCCGGGCGTTTCATTGTGGTGGAGCGCAATGATCAGGCCCTGGAGAAGATCTTTGCCGAGCAGAAGCTGGGACAGACCGGAGCGGTGACATCCCAGACCGCGGCCAAGGTGGGCAAAATGCTGGGAGCCAAAACGGTGGTGGTGGGCGAGGTAAGCGAGTTCGGCATCCGCAAGACCAGCGCCTTCGTGGGGGTGGGCGGCACCAAGACCATCACCACCAGGGTGGTGATAGACGCCCGGCTGGTGGATTCCGAGACCGCCGGCATCATCGCCGGTGAGACCGGCATCGGCGCCAGCAGCACCCAGACCCGGGGGGTGGCCCTGACCTTTGAGTTCGGAACGACTGGATTCGACGAGACCACCATCGGCATCGCCACCCGGAAAGCGGTCAACCAGGTGGTGACCAAATTCGCCCTTAACGTGGAAAACGATCAGATCAATAAAAAGGAGAATAAATGA
- a CDS encoding flavodoxin family protein has protein sequence MKNKNVLIVLGSPRKNGNSTALAKRTAEGAKSVGAVCEIVCLHEMHIKPCNACDYCLTKPGHVCILKDDMQKLYPKLVKADAIVMAGPVYWFTVSAQIKLFMDRWYALIGKSGHALKGKKIGIILTYGDVDPVASGAVNAIRTYQDAFRFIGAPIVGMVYGTGNKPGEVKKDKKLMHQAFELGKKLGK, from the coding sequence ATGAAAAACAAGAACGTCCTGATAGTTCTGGGAAGTCCCAGAAAGAACGGTAACAGCACCGCCCTGGCCAAACGGACCGCCGAAGGGGCCAAGTCCGTCGGAGCCGTTTGTGAGATTGTCTGCCTGCATGAGATGCACATCAAGCCCTGCAACGCCTGCGACTACTGCCTGACCAAACCAGGCCATGTCTGCATCCTTAAGGATGACATGCAGAAGCTGTATCCCAAATTAGTCAAGGCCGACGCCATCGTCATGGCCGGGCCAGTATACTGGTTCACCGTTTCGGCCCAGATCAAGCTGTTCATGGACCGCTGGTATGCTCTGATCGGCAAGAGCGGGCACGCCCTGAAGGGCAAGAAGATTGGCATCATTTTGACCTACGGCGATGTTGACCCCGTTGCCTCCGGCGCGGTGAACGCCATCCGGACCTACCAGGACGCCTTTCGCTTCATCGGAGCGCCGATCGTGGGAATGGTCTACGGCACCGGAAACAAACCCGGAGAGGTCAAGAAGGACAAAAAACTGATGCACCAAGCCTTCGAGTTGGGAAAAAAGCTTGGGAAATGA
- a CDS encoding XylR N-terminal domain-containing protein produces MLKTVKVPPQFEHIFAKAEKIVGDFFSKIEMKPSRGVIHIAGDRYILMRGESIFSTLRDSMIGQFGEAVTDSFLYDLAKTIGKSDAKRFAEKLGLKDPIAKLSAGPVHFSHTGWALVDILPESAPSADADYLLVYNHPNTFESELHASQGKKSDKPVCLFSAGYSAGWCSYSFDLDLDAKEIMCIAKGDSDCRFVMAPSAKLDKRAADYIKGM; encoded by the coding sequence ATGCTGAAAACCGTTAAAGTCCCGCCCCAGTTTGAGCATATCTTTGCCAAAGCGGAGAAAATAGTGGGGGACTTCTTTTCGAAGATAGAAATGAAGCCCTCCCGGGGCGTCATCCATATCGCCGGAGATCGCTATATACTGATGAGGGGAGAATCGATATTCTCAACCCTGCGGGACAGCATGATAGGCCAATTCGGAGAAGCGGTAACCGATTCCTTTCTTTACGATCTGGCCAAAACAATCGGAAAGAGCGACGCCAAAAGGTTTGCCGAAAAGCTTGGTTTAAAAGATCCGATCGCCAAGTTGTCGGCCGGCCCGGTACATTTCAGCCATACCGGCTGGGCGTTGGTAGATATCCTGCCGGAGAGCGCTCCCAGTGCCGATGCCGATTACCTGTTGGTCTATAACCACCCCAATACCTTCGAATCGGAACTGCACGCCAGTCAGGGCAAAAAAAGCGATAAGCCGGTTTGCCTCTTTTCGGCGGGATATTCGGCCGGGTGGTGCTCGTACAGCTTTGATTTGGATTTGGATGCCAAGGAAATTATGTGCATTGCCAAAGGAGACAGCGATTGCCGGTTTGTTATGGCCCCCAGTGCGAAATTGGATAAAAGAGCGGCGGATTATATCAAGGGAATGTAA
- a CDS encoding 4Fe-4S binding protein yields the protein MDQTEQVYRKLQQHLDNQAVGYPATKSGAEIRLLKRFFSPEEARLAMYLTYKPDSIEHIKELAKDSGIALGGAEDLLNNMARNGVIGLVEKEGTRCFYTIPFIVGMFEGQLKRLTPEFLSDFGQYTNDKSFGLAFLSTELPQMRTIPVGKSISVEHQVATYDHIVDIINGADGPFAILECICRKMAGLKGDPCRKTSRQETCLAIGDMAKNVIQYANGRAIGREEALEIARMNEADGLVFQPSNTRKVDFICSCCGCCCGMLRLQKILPKPVDFWATNYCASVNAGTCSGCGICVERCQVNAVTVDDRAGTAVINLDRCIGCGNCVSTCPTGAMSLLKKEKEIVPPQDSEDLYDVIMANKKGRLGKIKLAAKLRPKK from the coding sequence ATGGACCAGACTGAACAGGTCTATCGCAAGCTTCAACAACATCTCGACAATCAAGCCGTAGGTTATCCCGCCACCAAGTCCGGAGCTGAGATACGACTTCTCAAGCGGTTCTTCAGCCCCGAGGAAGCCCGGCTGGCCATGTATTTGACTTACAAACCCGACTCCATCGAGCACATCAAGGAATTGGCCAAGGACAGTGGGATAGCCCTCGGTGGGGCCGAGGATCTGCTAAATAACATGGCAAGAAATGGGGTTATCGGCTTGGTTGAAAAGGAAGGCACTCGGTGCTTCTACACCATACCGTTCATCGTCGGCATGTTCGAGGGCCAGTTGAAGAGGCTTACCCCTGAGTTCCTCAGCGATTTTGGGCAGTACACCAACGACAAGTCCTTCGGGCTGGCCTTTCTTAGTACGGAATTGCCGCAGATGCGGACGATACCGGTGGGGAAAAGCATCTCGGTGGAACACCAGGTAGCCACCTATGACCACATAGTGGACATCATTAACGGCGCCGACGGCCCCTTCGCCATTCTCGAATGCATCTGCAGAAAAATGGCCGGTCTGAAGGGGGATCCCTGTCGGAAAACCTCCCGCCAGGAAACGTGCCTGGCCATCGGAGACATGGCGAAGAATGTTATCCAATACGCGAACGGAAGGGCCATAGGCAGAGAGGAGGCGCTTGAAATAGCCCGGATGAACGAAGCTGACGGATTGGTCTTTCAGCCTTCCAACACCCGGAAGGTCGATTTCATCTGCTCCTGCTGCGGGTGCTGTTGCGGAATGCTCCGCCTTCAGAAAATACTGCCCAAACCGGTTGATTTCTGGGCAACCAACTACTGCGCCTCGGTGAACGCCGGGACCTGCTCCGGTTGTGGGATCTGTGTCGAAAGATGCCAGGTGAATGCCGTGACGGTTGACGATCGTGCGGGCACCGCAGTCATCAACCTCGATCGCTGTATCGGTTGCGGAAACTGCGTTTCCACCTGCCCGACCGGGGCCATGAGCCTTCTCAAAAAAGAGAAGGAGATCGTGCCGCCCCAGGATTCGGAGGACCTTTATGACGTCATCATGGCCAATAAAAAAGGAAGACTCGGTAAAATAAAGCTGGCGGCGAAACTGAGGCCCAAAAAATGA